A window of Haliscomenobacter hydrossis DSM 1100 contains these coding sequences:
- a CDS encoding choice-of-anchor E domain-containing protein — protein sequence MKKSNGSLLAGSVLLDYCLNLAMMQRKKTQSSGRMYLFPVLAISLLTSTSPNSFSTRNFSTNPQLEASHAALQMSEVCAEQMIMINDQTFQLELPKFDPALGTLTKVEVITDCTMMGEVSETEVSGNEYQLLLNINLRNQLPGQAQTTGTISKNYRKKIKGTSIETSGFQEKFEETKQVNESITTNLNAFVGTGTVAIPLTVDGLVNYQDAKSKIASNLKVKVCLKYLYE from the coding sequence CAGCGAAAGAAAACGCAAAGCAGTGGACGAATGTATCTTTTCCCGGTCTTGGCCATTTCATTGCTTACATCCACCTCTCCTAACAGTTTTTCTACACGAAATTTCTCGACAAACCCGCAGCTTGAAGCATCACATGCGGCGCTACAAATGAGTGAAGTTTGCGCAGAGCAAATGATTATGATCAACGATCAGACCTTCCAACTCGAACTGCCTAAGTTTGACCCTGCCTTGGGTACTTTGACCAAAGTTGAGGTAATCACTGATTGCACGATGATGGGGGAAGTTAGCGAAACAGAGGTGTCTGGGAATGAATACCAGTTGCTGCTCAACATCAATTTGCGCAACCAACTTCCCGGCCAAGCGCAAACTACTGGCACCATCAGCAAAAACTACCGCAAAAAAATTAAGGGCACTTCCATAGAGACAAGTGGTTTTCAAGAAAAATTCGAAGAAACCAAACAAGTCAATGAATCCATTACGACCAATCTGAATGCATTTGTAGGAACTGGAACTGTAGCTATTCCATTGACTGTCGACGGATTGGTCAACTATCAGGATGCCAAATCCAAAATCGCTTCAAACTTAAAAGTAAAGGTTTGCCTCAAGTACCTCTATGAGTAA